The Cicer arietinum cultivar CDC Frontier isolate Library 1 chromosome 1, Cicar.CDCFrontier_v2.0, whole genome shotgun sequence genome contains the following window.
ATATCATACTCATGCTTTACTTGTTTGAGCTACATCAGAACCAAGTTATATGGTTGAATAATCTAGGGTAATTCTCTAACAAAAACTGTGGATTGTGAATTTAAGCAATACAGTGAAGTGACTGAACTATGAAATGGAGATAGATGTAAGGGTTGGGATGGATACTTATTAGGGCACAATTGTTTTGCCAAAATGGTTTCTATTTTTTTACTCATTAATTAGTAATTTTTGAATAGTGGAAATTGCAGCGAGCTTTCTAACCCTCTATGATTGTTTGTGGATTGTGACTGCTTTGACGTGTGTCATTTGAAGAACCCTTTTCCCCCAATTGCTCTTGTATAGCTTCACTTCATTGATGACTTTTTATCCTGTTACACTTTTTTGCTTATTGccttaatattttaggaaaaatcttcgttaaataaagaaaattgattACAATTCATGTTATTCTTTTGCACCTATACAATTACAAGGTTCTTTCAGATTTTTCTCGAAATCATTTTTGGGTGAATCATTTGAAAACTTTTCCTAAGGGATTTAGAAAGGACAAAATTGTGGTTTTGATGAGCACCTTCAAACTTTTACTTCAAGACTAATTTGCTTGGGCTTCTTGAAACCCATTCTGATCTAGCTCAACTTGTTAAAGAATGGGGGGACAAAAGTTCTCAGAGTGACATGTTTTTGTCATTTCCTTTGTTCAAATAGCAACTCTCTCTTTGTTCTTCTTGGGTTTAATGACAATGCTCTTATGGATTTTGAGAGCCTTTTAAGGTCTTTAATGTATTATGTGAAGCTTTATATTATGATGACTTTAGCATTACTCCTTTGATTGGTTAAGCTgttttatatatacaaaaattgaaCTTATGGAACTAcgtagtttaaattttttactttgaatGTATGAAGGAAATCAACCCATTGTTGGCGAGTTTTAGGAAACGTAGTTGACTGGGTGCCTACTCAAACTCTCAATTTTCATATCCTCCAACTTAGTGGGTTTGGAGTGGAACgcttcttttatgtttttaaaatggTGATTTAACACTTTAGTCTTTGATACTGAAACCTTTTGGCCACAACTAGGCAATTAAATGGTAATTGCATATGTTGTCAATAACAGCGCGATCGCAGAGTGCCGCAGGGTTGGTTGCAGCATTAAACACGGGTGCATTGCGATCTGATGGAGCAGTTACTGCGGCCACAAGATGCTCCAAAATCTTGCCTAATGTGGTCTATTGCACCCACTACGGACGCAATAGGCCACAATTTTGCATCTACAGGGGTTTTCCTGCCACAATCCGGGGTTTTCTGGCCAGCACCTTCTCATGCAGAGAAGTAACGAAGAGGAAGCAAGAAAGAATACAAGAAAAGGAGTAGGACGAGGAGGAGGATAGAGACGTGCAGTCATTACTGCAAGCTTGTTTGACTTGGTGTTGAAGGCGGCTGATGGAAGAAAGAAGGGGCTAggtttttttatcttattaaaTGGGAGAGTAAAAGTGTGAATTGGGCCCTTCAAGCCCAAAAGGCTTCACTACCTTTATTTTATGCCACAACAGTCTGCACATATAGTATAAAGCCAAATGTTGTTGaaaaaaaccatttttttttaatttattcaaatttatatataattatataatataaattacttaaaaaagtaatttattataacttatttagtataaattataaaatatttaatacatattaaaaatattagaatagcAGCCATCCTGCTATCCTAGTCTCAGTCTATATTGGCTGCTCCGTGTCTCTATCCAAGATTGACGATATAGGTAATACCAGAAGATATTTGTAATCTACTCCACTCAATTAATTACCATTGTTACTTCCAATTAAAAGAAACAGGATCTCTGCCATTCCCTAattaaaactttcaaacaatAATGATTCATTTCCAGTCTATCTGACTCCAAACCATTCCACTTCATCCCGTTCTAAGCCTACAAACATAGCCTTATGTTTGACTTCTATGCTTTACTTTTCTAGAACCTCAAGCACCTGTTAGTGAAAAAGTCACTTCGAATACCTTGATCTAAagtgtttaaattttgtattataaAGTTGGTATTTGAAAGATTGTCGTAATATCCACCTGTTCGATAAATAAGTACATGTGTAATCACGCTTTCTAAACCTTAAGTTTAATATACATAGAAAGTTTCTATGTATTAGAAAGTTTTACTGGTCTTATGTATTTTGTAAGAGAAACACTccaatgtttattttattttatggtctGTAACAATTGTACATTATGTCTCTCCAGTGGAATGCTTGTCCAGGACCCTTCAAAAGGAAATGATGTAGATGCAATTTTCAACCAAGCTAGGCAACTTGGAGCTGTGGAAAGGCCTCTTGATCAGCTTCAGGAACCTCCAAGGTCAACAAGCTTTACTGGAACTGGCAGGTTACTCTCGGGGGAAACTGTGCAGTCTACTTCTCAATCTCAGCAACCTGAATCTATCGTTCACAACATTGTTTTTTGGAGTAATGGTTTCACTGTAAATGATGGACCTTTGAGGAGATTGGATGACCCTGCAAATGCCTCATTTTTGGAGGTACTGTATTAAGATTCTTCTTCTGTCAATGGATTGGAGGGTAGAAAGTTTCAAGAGCAATGAGGTTGTTTACCCAAAAAGATTACTCCTGAGTCACGAGCAGTAGAAGatagagttttttttatcattattcaGGGAACAATGGAATAtctcaataaattttaatataactttaCTTTTTTCTATTTAAGTTTCTCTGAATGTCAAGCTTATTTTGTAAGTTTGCTGCAGGTTGCTTTTACGATCTCTTGACGAGAAACTATCTAAGAACGTCCCTGATATGCGTTTGCAAAACTATTACTTTCTTCATGGTTTTCTTATATCAGTCAATGGTTATATTGTGTTTAATGATATTTGCTATTTCTGAATGCAGAGCATTAAAAAATCCGAATGCCCCAAAGAGCTTGAACCTGCCGATAGAAGGTCACCTGTAAATGTCAACCTCATAAAGAGGAATGAAAGCTATCGTGTGAGTTTTCTATTTGAGTTCTTAGGTTTGTCTTTGTCAAATGTACTATGAAACTCAATCCAGTTCCCTTGTTATGCATTATTATTACCTATATCTAAAATCATACATTTCCAATGTATAAATCACAATTGCACTGTCACATCAACAGGAACCCGAAAAGAGCCAAGCTTCATTTCAGGGAGTGGGAAGAACACTTGGAAGCAGCTCCACTTCAGTGTCCCCTGAGCCGAATGTTGCCTCAACAACAGCTCCCACCTCAGCTACACCCCCTTCTGCTGCTCTGGTGGTTGATCAGTCATTGCCATCAACCTCAATACAACTCAGGTTAGCTGATGGAACCCGCTTGATATCACACTTCAATTATCACCACACAATCGGAAACATCCGTGCGTTCATTGATACGTCTAGACCAGGGGGTCGGCAGAATTATCAACTTCAGATGATGGGGTTCCCTCCAAAGGTTCTAGCTGATGAAACACAGACTATAGAGCAGGCTGGATTGGCAAATTCAGTTGTCATACAGAAATTTTAGCAAGCTTCTGCTACAAAGTCTTATTTCATTACTTGTTATATACTGCATAGAAATgaagaacaaaaacaaatagGAAACCCCTAGTTTTCAGGGGATATCTTCTTTTGGTGACTCAAGCTTTATCCTATACTCTATCTGCTTGAGAATCAGTTGGGTGGCTTATCTTTGAACTTAATTATGTGGTATTATGATTGTGTTGTGTCTTCATACTTGCTGGGCGTAATGAATGGATTTGATATTTGTATTGAcctattatttagaatgtagaaTAATCCTCATATTTGTCAGATGTGCACTTAAAATTGTAATACAGGCTATTTTTCAAATGTGCAATATTTTATCTACAGTATGACTCTgcgtcaaaaaaa
Protein-coding sequences here:
- the LOC101512569 gene encoding plant UBX domain-containing protein 4-like, which codes for MASRDNKKASSSRAGRIRTLSDLNRPSADSDSDSDGPQEYYTGGEKSGMLVQDPSKGNDVDAIFNQARQLGAVERPLDQLQEPPRSTSFTGTGRLLSGETVQSTSQSQQPESIVHNIVFWSNGFTVNDGPLRRLDDPANASFLESIKKSECPKELEPADRRSPVNVNLIKRNESYREPEKSQASFQGVGRTLGSSSTSVSPEPNVASTTAPTSATPPSAALVVDQSLPSTSIQLRLADGTRLISHFNYHHTIGNIRAFIDTSRPGGRQNYQLQMMGFPPKVLADETQTIEQAGLANSVVIQKF